A window of Aromatoleum bremense genomic DNA:
GCCGCCCAGGTCGCGGCCGAAGCTGCCGGCAAAGCTGCACAGGAATGTGGCGTCAAGAACCTGGAAGTTCGCATCAAGGGCCCGGGGCCCGGGCGCGAATCTGCTGTCCGCGCGCTCAATGCGCTGGGCATGAAGATCTCCAGCATTACCGACATCACGCCGATCCCGCATAACGGCTGCCGTCCGCCGAAAAAGCGCCGCATCTGACAAGGAGTTGAAACGTGGCTCGTAATCTGGATCCCAAGTGCCGTCAGTGCCGTCGCGAGGGCGAAAAGCTGTTTCTGAAGGCCGAGAAGTGCTTCACCGATAAATGTGCCATCGAGCGCCGTGCGTATGCGCCCGGCCAGCACGGCCAGCGTTCCGGCCAACGGATGTCCGGCTACGGCGTGCAGTTGCGCGAAAAGCAGAAGATCCGTCGCCTGTACGGCGTGCTCGAAGCGCAGTTCCGCAAAGTCTACGCCGAGGCCGAGCGCCGTCGTGGCCAGACCGGCGAGAACCTGCTGCAACTGCTCGAAGGGCGCCTGGACTCGGTCGTCTATCGCATGGGCTTTGGCGGTTCGCGTGCCGAATCGCGCCAGCTCGTGCGGCACAACGGCATCCTCGTGAACGGCAAGCGGGTGAACATCCCGTCGTACGTCGTTCGTCCGGGCGA
This region includes:
- the rpsK gene encoding 30S ribosomal protein S11, which gives rise to MAKTAAKVRKKVKKNVAEGIAHVHASFNNTIITITDRQGNALSWATSGGAGFKGSRKSTPFAAQVAAEAAGKAAQECGVKNLEVRIKGPGPGRESAVRALNALGMKISSITDITPIPHNGCRPPKKRRI
- the rpsD gene encoding 30S ribosomal protein S4; this translates as MARNLDPKCRQCRREGEKLFLKAEKCFTDKCAIERRAYAPGQHGQRSGQRMSGYGVQLREKQKIRRLYGVLEAQFRKVYAEAERRRGQTGENLLQLLEGRLDSVVYRMGFGGSRAESRQLVRHNGILVNGKRVNIPSYVVRPGDVVELTEGSRAQLRVKAALEAAASRGFPEWLDVDAKAGKGTFKAYPQRAELPPTINEGLVVELYSR